Sequence from the Leishmania donovani BPK282A1 complete genome, chromosome 16 genome:
GATCACCTATGAGGTGAAGCACCTGATGTACATGTTCCATAGGGGTTTCATTGCTATTGTCGTGTTCAAGGGCCTCTAAGGTGGTGTTTATAGCACTTTGACTTCTCATGTATACAGCTTTACGGAAGAAACGCAAGAAATTGAGCTGCCATCTCAGCGGGCCACGGCTACAATGACGTAGGTTCATCTGCGCAGGTTGGAATACTCAGCGCAAAAGGTGTCAGAGATGCCATGGATGACAACTTGTCTTCCTTTCGATTTGCCAGTGCTTTctctacgtgtgtgtgtgtgagcggAGTATTCGTGAGGCTATGCTGTCATTGTGtcccccactctctcttgTCGTGCGAAAGAACCAGTATCTTTCCGACCACCACGTTTTCAAGTACCACAGTGATGGCCAAGGAGTGGCTGATCTTCGCCTTGGGCACTAACAACTGGCAAGGGTCAGGGCAGTTTGCCCCTGGGTCTGGTATTCTCCACCAAGGACAGCACATTGCCATGAACTCACTGGAAAAGTGCCACTGCTACTCGATTTGGCCCTCTGATCTCCAAAAGACCCCAACGGATCGTGATGACTACCGCGTGTACGAGATTCCTCACCCGATTCCCATCTGCGAGAGTGTCGGACCACAGAGCAGCAAGAGATGGCACTCTATGACCGACGAGGAAGTAACAAGCTACTGCGACAATCTGCTGAAGGAGTGCACTGACTTCATCGAGTACATCGAGAATAAGCACGGCAAGCGTATCAACCTCTTTCTCGCTCATCATTGCTTCATGAATCCTGTGATTATGTCTGAGATCAACGAGCGTCGTGTGGCACAAGGGATTCCGAAGGTGCCACTTGTGGTCTTCGCGCATGGCACAGCTCTCAAGATGTACGAGAATGAAATCAACAAGTTACCAGAGTTTCCCATGAAGTACTACGACTGGATTCGCGGCACGAAGAATATCTTCGAGAGCACTGGTCATGTCTCCGGTGTTTTTGCCGTCTCGGCACCGCAGAAGAATAGCTTTGAAAAGCTGTTCCCACTTTTTCCCAAAGAGCGCGTCGCCATCACACCCTGCGGCTACAACCAGCTGGTGTTCCATCCAATACAAGGGATGACACGCGAAAAGGCTTTCGGCCACATGCCCCAGGTTCTCTACGACGGATTCGATGCCACCCAGCTCTCATCCGTGCAGCGCCACGTGGCTTCTGATCAACGCATCTCTGACGTGAACGCTTACGACAGGGTCGTTGTTTTTTGTGGCCGCTTTGCTCACTGGAA
This genomic interval carries:
- a CDS encoding sucrose-phosphate synthase-like protein, whose protein sequence is MAKEWLIFALGTNNWQGSGQFAPGSGILHQGQHIAMNSLEKCHCYSIWPSDLQKTPTDRDDYRVYEIPHPIPICESVGPQSSKRWHSMTDEEVTSYCDNLLKECTDFIEYIENKHGKRINLFLAHHCFMNPVIMSEINERRVAQGIPKVPLVVFAHGTALKMYENEINKLPEFPMKYYDWIRGTKNIFESTGHVSGVFAVSAPQKNSFEKLFPLFPKERVAITPCGYNQLVFHPIQGMTREKAFGHMPQVLYDGFDATQLSSVQRHVASDQRISDVNAYDRVVVFCGRFAHWKRIDSVLKAASMWEKEDKRILTLIFGAGSQETRKLYVDMAYQTLGLKDTFFLGPQSQPDLANVYTVADVSVFPSHDEPFGLVFIECMGCGTPVIGAKSGGPLDFVNDEVGALVDEGTNDEVAERVYAAVKQALAEDWKKTKGDQCEQYALKKFSLTSQAELMLQFVESHFTK